Genomic window (Pseudomonas sp. L5B5):
ACGAGATCATGGGGCTGCGCCACAAGACTTTGAACATCGAGGGTGTGCAATTTCACCCCGAATCCATCCTCACCGAGCAGGGCCACGAGCTGTTCGCCAACTTCCTCAAACAGAGCGGCGGCACGCGCTAAGGACTTTTCATGGATATCAAGACTGCCCTGAGCCGGATTGTCGGCCACCTGGACCTGAGCACCGATGAAATGCGCTCGGTGATGCGCGAAATCATGACCGGCCAATGCACCGATGCGCAGATTGGCGCCTTCATGATGGCCATGCGCATGAAAAGTGAAAGCATCGACGAGATCGTCGGTGCGGTGTCGGTGATGCGCGAGCTGGCGGACAAGGTCGAGCTCAAGACCCTCGACGGTGTGGTGGATGTGGTCGGCACCGGTGGTGATGGCGCCAACATCTTCAACGTGTCCACCGCTTCCGCCTTTGTGGTCGCCGCTGCCGGCTGCACCGTGGCCAAGCACGGCAACCGCGCGGTGTCCGGCAAGAGCGGCAGCGCCGATCTGCTGGAGGCGGCCGGGGTCTACCTGAACCTGACGCCGGTGCAGGTGGCGCGTTGCATCGATAACGTCGGCATCGGTTTCATGTTCTCCCAATCCCACCATGGCGCCATGAAGTATGCGGCGGGTCCTCGCCGCGATCTGGGGCTGCGCACGCTGTTCAACATGCTCGGCCCGCTTACGAATCCGGCCGGCGTCAAGCACCAGGTGGTGGGTGTGTTCACCCAGGCCCTGTGCCGGCCATTGGTCGAAGTCCTGCAGCGCCTGGGCAGCAAGCACGTGCTGGTGGTGCACTCCCAGGATGGCCTGGACGAGTTCAGCCTGGCAGCACCGACCTTTGTTGCGGAGCTCAAGAACGACCAGATCACCGAGTACTGGGTGCAGCCCGAGGACCTGGGCATGAAGAGCCAGAGCCTGTTCGGGCTGGTGGTGGAAAGCCCGGCGGCGTCCCTGGAACTGATCCGTGATGCCCTGGGGCGACGCAAGACCGAACATGGCCAGAAAGCCGCCGAAATGATCGTGCTCAATGCGGGCGCCGCCCTGTATGCCGCCGATCACGCCAGCAGCCTCAAAGAAGGGGTGGCCCTGGCCCACGACGCCTTGCACACCGGGCTGGCCCGGGAGAAGCTCGAGGAGTTGGGAGCCTTTACCGCGGTGTTCAAGCAGGAGAATGAAGGATGAGTGTGCCGACAGTTCTGGAAAAGATCCTCGCCCGCAAGGTCGAGGAGGTTGCCGAGCGCAGTGCGCGCGTCACCCTGGCCGAGCTGGAAAGCCTGGCGCGGGCGGCCGACGCTCCGCGCGGGTTCGCCAGGGCCTTGCAGGACCAGGTCAAGCTCAAGCATCCGGCGGTGATCGCCGAGATCAAGAAGGCCTCGCCGAGCAAGGGCGTGATCCGCGAAGATTTCGTTCCTGCCGATATCGCCAAGAGTTATGAGAAAGGCGGCGCCACCTGCCTGTCGGTACTCACCGATGTTGATTTTTTCCAGGGTGCCGATCTCTATCTGCAGCAGGCACGTGCAGCTTGCAAGCTGCCGGTGATCCGCAAGGATTTCATGATCGACCCGTACCAGATCGTCGAGGCACGCGCCCTGAGCGCCGACTGTGTGCTGCTGATCGTTGCCGCGCTGGACGACGGCCGGATGGCGGAACTGGCATCGGTGGCCAAGGGCGTCGGCCTGGATGTTCTGGTGGAAGTGCACGATGGCGATGAGCTGGAGCGGGCCCTGAAGACTCTCGACACACCGCTGGTTGGGGTCAACAACCGCAACCTGCATACTTTCGAGGTCGATCTTGAGACCACTCTCGACCTGCTGCCGCGTATTCCTCGCGATCGCCTGGTGATCACCGAAAGTGGCATCTTCAACCGCGCCGATGTCGAGCTCATGGAAATCAGCGACGTCTATTCGTTTCTGGTGGGCGAGGCCTTCATGCGGGCCGAGAATCCGGGCACCGAACTGCAGCGCCTGTTCTTCCCCGAACGCGGTTTGCCAGTCACGGGCTCGACCCTGGACTGAACCCGAGACGATGAAAAAGCCGGCGATGCCGGCTTTTTCATGACTACTGCCAAGGAATTGCCGCTGTCATGACCCAAACCCTTGCCCTTACCGTCGAAGACGGCCTGCAGGCCGAGCAGGACCTGCTGGCCCGCGTGTGTGCCGGTGATCAGGAATTTGGCTTGCTGTTCTGGCAGCCGAGCGACCAGGCGCTGGTGATGCCACGGCGGCTGAGTCGCCTGCCCGGCTTCGAGCAGGCCTGTCAGGTCTCGCACGCCCAGGGGTGGCCAGTGCTGCTGCGCGAAACCGGTGGCGAACCGGTGCCCCAGTCGGCGGCCACGGTGAACATCGCCCTGGTCTATGCGCCACCGCGTAGCGAAGGCGACCAGGGTCGGATAGAAACCGCCTATCGACGCCTGTGCCAGCCGATCTGCGATCTGCTCAGCGAGTTGGGTGGCAATCCTTCGTTGGGGGAGGTCGACGGGGCTTTCTGCGATGGACGTTTCAACGTCAATCTCGATGGCCGCAAGATGGTTGGCACGGCTCAGCGTTGGCGCCAGAGCAAGGGGGGGCAGCGGCCGGTGGGCCTGGTGCATGGGGCGTTGTTGCTGGATGACGAGCGCGAATCCATGGTGGGGGCGGTCAATCGCTTCAACCAGGCGTGCGGGTTGGAGCAGCGTTGCCGGGCCCAGAGTCATATTGCCCTGCATGAAGCATTCGCTGCCCCGGACGCCTTGGCGCGACTGGACAGCCTGTACCGGCAGATGCTCGGCAGCTTCCTGCCCGGCTAGCGGGTGCCGAAAACCACCATGGTCTTGCCCTTGACGTGCACCAGGTTGCGTTCTTCCAGGTCTTTGAGGACGCGACCGACCATTTCCCGGGAACAACCGACGATCCGTCCGATCTCCTGGCGGGTGATCTTGATCTGCATGCCATCCGGATGAGTCATGGCGTCTGGTTGCTTGCACAGCTCCAGCAGGCATCGGGCGACGCGCCCGGTCACGTCGAAGAAGGCCAGGTCGCCGACTTTGCGTGTGGTATTGCGCAGGCGCTGGGCGATCTGGCCGCTGAGCACATAGAGAATGTCCGGGTCGCCCTGGGACAGCTCGCGGAACTTGGTGTAGCTGATTTCGGCCACTTCGCATTCCACCTTGGCTCGCACCCAGGCGCTGCGCAGCTGTTCGTGTCCAGCGTCCTCGAATAGCCCCAGTTCACCGAAGAAGTCCCCCGAGTTGAGGTAGGCGATGATCATTTCGCGGCCATCATCGTCTTCGATGAGGATGGTCACCGAGCCCTTGATGATGAAATACAGGCTGTCGGCGTTATCGCCGGCGCAGATGATGTTGCTTTTGGCCTGGTACCTGCGGCGCTGACAGTGCATCAGCAGCTTGTCGAGGTGTTTCATCCTGGGCGTAGGGGTAATAGCAACCATGGGTGGATCCCGGAAAGACTGCACGGTATGGGGGTGGTGTTCTTATGGGGCGGAAAGCGTCGGCACGTAAAAGCTGGCGATGCGCCATTCATTTGGCGTCAGCTTAACAGACACATCCTAAGCAGATTTAAGAATTTTCCTACATGTAGCTCGCTTTTGGCATCAAGATGGAGCTCGCGGGCAGTGCAAAACCCTGTGCTAAGCTGGCGACCCTTTTTTAGAGCAGTGGAGTCTGGGCGATGAAGGCACGCATCCAATGGGCTGGCGAAGCCATGTTCCTCGGTGAGTCGGGCAGTGGCCACGTGGTAGTGATGGACGGCCCGCCTGAAGCCGGAGGGCGTAACCTGGGTGTTCGCCCCATGGAGATGCTTCTGCTTGGCGTAGGCGGTTGCAGTAACTTCGATGTGGTCAGCATCCTGAAGAAGTCCCGTCAGGCGGTCGAGAGCTGTGAAGCCTTCCTTGAGGCCGAACGCGCCACCGAGGACCCCAAGGTCTTTACCAAGATCCATCTGCATTTCGTGGTCAAGGGCCGGGGGCTGAAGGAGGCCCAGGTCAAGCGCGCCGTCGAGTTGTCCGCCGAGAAGTACTGCTCGGCCTCGATCATGCTCGGTGCCGCAGGCGTGGCGATCACCCATGATTACGAGATTGTCGAGCTGGGTTGAGCCTGCGCGGGGTTTCCCGGCAAAAGAAAGGGCGCTCCTGGAGCGCCCTTTCTGGTATCTGGCTGCGGGTTTCAGATCCGGTAGGTACTTTTGGTCATGACCTTGGCCAACAGGCTCATGCCGAACTTCACCGGTGCCGGGAAACGGAAGCCGCCAGCCTCCAGGGCGGTCTCGGCGTGGTGCTCTTCGTCGATGCGCATCTGCTCGAGGATCGCCCGGGACTTTTCGTCTTCAGGCGGCAGTTGTTCCAGGTGTTCGTTCAAGTGCTTGCACACCTGGTCCTCGGTGGCAGCGACGAATCCCAGGCTGACCTTGTCGCTGATCAGGCCGGCGGCGGCACCAATACCGAACGACAGGCCATAGAACAGTGGGTTGAGCACGCTGGGGTGACTGCCCAGTTGGCGGATGCGTTGTTCGCACCAGGCCAGGTGGTCGATTTCTTCCTCGGCTGCATGCTCCATGGCCTGGCGCACCTGGGGCAGCTTGGCGGTCAGGGCCTGACCCTGGTACAGCGCCTGGGCACAGACTTCACCGGTGTGGTTGATGCGCATCAGGCCGGCGACGTGCCGGGTGTCCTCGTCACTCATCTGCGCTTCCGGCTGCACGATGGCCGGTGAGGGGCGATAAGGTTGGCCGCTGAACGGCAGCAGCGTACGCATGGCCATGTCGGCTTGCAGCAGCAGGCGGTCAATCGGCGAGTAGTGACGTTGGGTAGTCATGCTTATCTCCGGGAAGAATCACGGCGGCCAGTTTACTCCAATCAATGTGGGGAAACCTGCGCTGGATCAGCGCACCTTCGCCCGGGGCGGGCGCAAGGGCGCTGGTAGAGGCGGGTAATCAGCCCGGAGGCCAGTTCATCTGCCGCTGACCCAGGACGTGCATATGAATGTGGTAGACGGTCTGGCCGCCCATTTCATTGCAGTTCATCACCACCCGGAAACCGTCCTCGCACCCTTGTTCCCTGGCCAGGCGTTGGGCAGTGAACAGGATGTGGCCAGCCAGCGCCTTGTCGTCCTCTGTGAGGTCGTTGAGGGTGGGGATGGGTTTCTTCGGAATCACCAGGAAATGCACCGGCGCCTGTGGGGCGATATCGTGAAAGGCCAGAACCTGGTCGTCTTCGTAGATGATCTTGGCGGGTATTTCTCTGTTGATGATCTTGGTGAACAGAGTATCCACAGCTGTTTCTCCATTGGGTTGGTCCGGGCTGAGTGTACTCAGGCGCAGGTCCTGCGCCCAGCCCCGGCAGGGTGTCTAGCGTGGGCAATAGGCCCGGTTGACGTAACCGACAATCTTGCGGGTCAGCCAGCGCGAGCTCAGGCGATTGCCCCGGGCCAGCCAGCGGTTCAGGCGCCCGGGAATGATGATGGCGCGGTTCTTTTCCAGAGCCCGGACCGTGTACAGCGCCACTTCCTCGGGGCTCATGAGCCATTTGCTGTCGTCGAGCTTGCGGGTATCCATCTGGGCGGTACGGAAGAACGCAGTGCGCGTTGGCCCGGGGCAAAGCACCGAGACCTTGACCGCACACTTCTTCAGTTCCTCGCGCAGTCCTTCGGAGAAATGCAGGACATAGGCCTTGCTGGCGTAGTAGGTGCTCATCCAGGGGCCGGGATGGAAGGCGGCCACCGAGGCGACGTTGAGGATCTGGCCGCCCCCCAGCAGCGCCATGCTGTTGCCCAGGGCGTGGCACAGGCGGGTGAGGGCGAGGATGTTGACCTCGATCAGGTCCTGCTCGGTCATCCAGTCCTGGGCCAGGAATGGTCCGCTGGTGCCGATGCCGGCGCAGTTGACTAACAGGTCGATCTGCCGGTCGCCTTCTTCCAGCTCTAGCAGGAAACCGGACAGCCTCAGGGGTTCGCCCAGGTCACAGGCGCGGAACAGGACCTCGACGCCAAAGCGCTGGGTCAGTTCCAGAGCGATACTTTCCAGCTGATCACGCTGGCGGGCCACCAGGAGCAGATTGCGGCCGCGCCGGGCCAGCGCTTCGGCCATGGCCAGGCCTATGCCGCTGGAAGCACCGGTGATCAGAGCGTAACGGGTCATGCATTTCTCCATCGCAACGGCCGCCGGCCTGCGACAGGGAGGGTCGCAGGCTCGGTGCGCTTATTCTTCCTCGGATTCTACAGTGGCCGCTGCATCGGCGGCCTCTGCAGCTTCGGTTGCCGCATCGGCAGCGCTGTCGGCTTCGTCACTGCTGGAGTCGTAGGTCTCGCTGTAGCTGGTTTCGCTGTAGCGCTCTTCCAGGGAGCTCAGGCCGCCGGCCACCATGCCGATGATGAGTGCAACCAGCAGGACCACCCACATCCAGGACAGGACCTTGACCGCGGTGGTATTGGGTGGCGGTGGAGCGCCATAGCGGTTGGCCACGTTGCTGCCGGGGCTGACCATCAATACCAGAGGGAAAATGCTGCCCACGATGGGGACGAAGTTCAGTAGCCACAGCCAACCGGACCAGCCCAGGTCATGCAGGCGTTGCACGCTGATCTGGATGCTGACGACGATGAAACCGATGAACACCACGGCGCCCGCGAGAATCCCCAGTCCCATGAGCAGCGTCGAGTTGAGCACTGCCGCAGAAATGGCGCCGAAGAGTGCGCCGACGCCGACTACCGCCAGCAGGGCCACGGTCAGGACCAGGGTCCAGGCCAGGTAGCGCAGGCGGCCGATACGGCCTTCGAAGCTAAAGACGTTGAGTGTTGCGAATTGAGGAACGCTCTCACCGACGGTGGCCTGGGGCGGTGCGTAGGGAGAGTCGGCGACACTGGCTGGACGAGGGGCGGCCGGGGCGACGGCTTCCAGGTTCAGTTCCAGGGTGGGCTCGGCTTCGATCCGGGCATCCAGTCCGGCGTTCTTCAGGGCTTCCAGGTAGCGTTGGGCATCGGCCTGGGGCAGGTCGCGCTTGAGCTCAACGGGTTGCCCACTGAACAGGCGTTCCACTGCTGCCGTATCGGTCTTGAACAGCTCTGCGAGGCTCAGTTGCGCCGTGGATTTTTCGACACCGGGCAGCAATGTGCCGTCGAAGACGATCTTGTAGCGGGTTTCGCTCATGGGGGCATCCCTGTCACTTGAAATGAAGACTTACATAAAGACGCATAGTTTAAGGCCAGCGCCCCCCGGCTGGCCAAGAAACTATGAGAACTGGTTATCGTGGCCAGCGTTTGGTTAGTAGTCCTGAGCGCTCCTGGGCGCTGCGGTATTCCTTGTCCAGTCGTTCGATCAGTTGATCGACGCCGGGCAGGTCGTTGATTTCGCCCACGCCCTGGCCGGCGGACCATACGGTTTTCCAAGCCTTGGCTTCGTCGCTGATGGGTTTGAGCTTGGAGCCGAAATTGATCTCGCCCTTGCCCTGCAGGGCATCCAGGTCGAAGCCCGCGTTCTCCAGGCTCTGACGCATGAAGCTGGCGGGTACTCCAGAGACCGCGGCGGTATGCACGATATCGGCGGCGCGAGAGCCCAGCAGCATGTCCTTGTAACCCTGGGGCGCATGGCTTTCAGAGGTGGCAATGAAACGTGTGCCCAGGTAGGCCAGGTCGGCGCCCAGCACCTGGGCTGCGAGAATTTCGTGCCCATGATTCAGGCAACCGGCCAGTAGCAGGGTCTTGTCGAAGAACTGGCGGATCTCGGCGATCAGCGAGAACGGGCTCCAGGTTCCGGCATGGCCACCGGCACCTGCTGCGACGGCAATCAGGCCATCGACTCCGGCCTGGGCGGCTTTTTCCGCATGACGTCGAGTCGTCACGTCGTGGAATACCAGGCCGCCGTAGCTGTGCACGGCATCCACCACTTCCTTGACTGCTCCCAGGCTGGTGATGACGATCGGCACCCTGTGCTCGATACAGATCTGCAAATCGGCCTGCAGCCGTGGGTTGCTGTTGTGCACGATCAGGTTCACGGCATAGGGCGCCGGATTTTCCAGGAGGCTCAGGCCCGCCTCGATCTCCTCGAGCCAGGCCTTGAAGCCGCTGCTCTCGCGTTGGTTGAGCGCCGGGAAGGTACCGACCACACCGTTGCGACAGCAGGCCAGGACCAGTTCGGGGTTGGAGATCAGGAACATCGGTGCTGCCACCACTGGCAGGCGCAAGCGTTGTTCGAGCAAAGCGGGCAGAGACATCGGTATACCCCCAGGGATGCGGCTAGATAGAGTCAGAACGGTCGTACGACGACCAGAATTACAATAGCCAGCAATAGCAGGACCGGTATTTCATTGAACCAGCGATAAAAGACATGGCTGCGGCCGTTTTCGCCACGGGCGAAGCGTTTCACCTGTGCGCCGCACATATGGTGGTAGCCGATCAGGATCACCACCAGAGTCAGCTTGGCGTGCATCCAGCCACCCTGGCTGAAGTAGGCGCCGGGGTTGAGACTGATCAGCCCGATGCCGAAGACCAGCGCCGCGATCATTGCCGGCCCCATGATGAAGCGATAGAGCTTGCGCTCCATGATGCAAAAGCGTTCTCGGCTGATGCTGTCTTCGCTTTGGGCGTGGTAGACGAACAGGCGCGGCAGGTAGAATAGGCCGGCGAACCAGCAGACCACACTGACGATATGAAAGGCCTTGAGCCATAGATAAAGCATGTTTTGGTTATCCCCCAGATTCACGGTGGCGACGATAGTAGAGGGTAGAGCGGGCGCACGTCACCTTGGCGGTTGTCGCAGGGGGTTGCCGCCTCTATTATCGACAGCTTTCCAATGGGTTCGTTGAGGACAGGTTTATGGTCAAGGTCGGTATCGTCGGCGGCACGGGTTACACCGGTGTCGAGCTGCTGCGTCTGTTGGCACAGCATCCGCAGGCGCGGGTAGAGGTCATCACCTCGCGATCCGAGGCAGGCTTGGCCGTTGCCGACATGTATCCGAACCTGCGTGGCCACTATGACGGTCTGGCTTTCAGTGTTCCGGACGTCAAGACCCTGGGGGCTTGTGATGTGGTGTTCTTCGCCACGCCCCACGGTGTTGCCCATGCACTGGCTGGCGAACTGCTGGCTGCAGGGACCAAGGTCATTGATTTGTCGGCGGACTTCCGCCTGCAGGATGCCGATGAATGGGCCACGTGGTATGGCCAGCCCCATGGTGCTCCGGCGTTGTTGGACGAGGCGGTCTATGGCCTGCCGGAAGTCAATCGCGAGCAGATCAAGCGGGCTCGCCTGATCGCAGTCCCGGGTTGCTACCCGACGGCCACCCAGCTGGGGTTCCTGCCACTGCTTGAGTCCGGCCTGGCCGATAGCACCCGCCTGATCGCCGACTGCAAGTCCGGAGTCAGTGGTGCAGGGCGTGGTGCAAGCGTGGGGTCGTTATATTCGGAAACTTCCGAGAGCATGAAGGCCTATGCGGTCAAGGGGCATCGTCACCTGCCGGAGATTCGCCAGGGGCTGCGTCGGGCAGCGGGCAAGGATGTAGGTTTGACCTTTGTGCCGCACCTGACCCCGATGATTCGCGGCATCCATTCCACACTCTATGCCACAGTCGTGGACAGGTCGGTGGACTTGCAAGCACTGTTCGAGAAGCGCTACGCCGATGAGCCTTTTGTCGACGTTATGCCGGCGGGCAGCCATCCGGAGACGCGTAGCGTGCGTGGTGCCAACGTCTGTCGGATTGCCGTGCATCGGCCGCAGGATGGCGACCTGGTGGTGGTGCTGTCGGTGATCGACAACCTGGTCAAGGGAGCTTCCGGCCAGGCGGTGCAGAACCTCAATATCCTGTTTGGCCTGGATGAACGTCTGGGACTGTCACACGCGGGCATGTTGCCTTGAAGTCGTTGCATTCATCATGCAAAAGGCCCGTCTGACGGGCCTTTTTGCGTTATGGGCGTCCCTGTACGACTATTGATATACC
Coding sequences:
- a CDS encoding histidine triad nucleotide-binding protein, producing the protein MDTLFTKIINREIPAKIIYEDDQVLAFHDIAPQAPVHFLVIPKKPIPTLNDLTEDDKALAGHILFTAQRLAREQGCEDGFRVVMNCNEMGGQTVYHIHMHVLGQRQMNWPPG
- a CDS encoding DUF805 domain-containing protein — protein: MSETRYKIVFDGTLLPGVEKSTAQLSLAELFKTDTAAVERLFSGQPVELKRDLPQADAQRYLEALKNAGLDARIEAEPTLELNLEAVAPAAPRPASVADSPYAPPQATVGESVPQFATLNVFSFEGRIGRLRYLAWTLVLTVALLAVVGVGALFGAISAAVLNSTLLMGLGILAGAVVFIGFIVVSIQISVQRLHDLGWSGWLWLLNFVPIVGSIFPLVLMVSPGSNVANRYGAPPPPNTTAVKVLSWMWVVLLVALIIGMVAGGLSSLEERYSETSYSETYDSSSDEADSAADAATEAAEAADAAATVESEEE
- a CDS encoding NAD(P)H-dependent flavin oxidoreductase; the encoded protein is MSLPALLEQRLRLPVVAAPMFLISNPELVLACCRNGVVGTFPALNQRESSGFKAWLEEIEAGLSLLENPAPYAVNLIVHNSNPRLQADLQICIEHRVPIVITSLGAVKEVVDAVHSYGGLVFHDVTTRRHAEKAAQAGVDGLIAVAAGAGGHAGTWSPFSLIAEIRQFFDKTLLLAGCLNHGHEILAAQVLGADLAYLGTRFIATSESHAPQGYKDMLLGSRAADIVHTAAVSGVPASFMRQSLENAGFDLDALQGKGEINFGSKLKPISDEAKAWKTVWSAGQGVGEINDLPGVDQLIERLDKEYRSAQERSGLLTKRWPR
- a CDS encoding OsmC family protein — translated: MKARIQWAGEAMFLGESGSGHVVVMDGPPEAGGRNLGVRPMEMLLLGVGGCSNFDVVSILKKSRQAVESCEAFLEAERATEDPKVFTKIHLHFVVKGRGLKEAQVKRAVELSAEKYCSASIMLGAAGVAITHDYEIVELG
- the coq7 gene encoding 2-polyprenyl-3-methyl-6-methoxy-1,4-benzoquinone monooxygenase, whose translation is MTTQRHYSPIDRLLLQADMAMRTLLPFSGQPYRPSPAIVQPEAQMSDEDTRHVAGLMRINHTGEVCAQALYQGQALTAKLPQVRQAMEHAAEEEIDHLAWCEQRIRQLGSHPSVLNPLFYGLSFGIGAAAGLISDKVSLGFVAATEDQVCKHLNEHLEQLPPEDEKSRAILEQMRIDEEHHAETALEAGGFRFPAPVKFGMSLLAKVMTKSTYRI
- a CDS encoding biotin/lipoate A/B protein ligase family protein, with protein sequence MTQTLALTVEDGLQAEQDLLARVCAGDQEFGLLFWQPSDQALVMPRRLSRLPGFEQACQVSHAQGWPVLLRETGGEPVPQSAATVNIALVYAPPRSEGDQGRIETAYRRLCQPICDLLSELGGNPSLGEVDGAFCDGRFNVNLDGRKMVGTAQRWRQSKGGQRPVGLVHGALLLDDERESMVGAVNRFNQACGLEQRCRAQSHIALHEAFAAPDALARLDSLYRQMLGSFLPG
- a CDS encoding SDR family NAD(P)-dependent oxidoreductase; its protein translation is MTRYALITGASSGIGLAMAEALARRGRNLLLVARQRDQLESIALELTQRFGVEVLFRACDLGEPLRLSGFLLELEEGDRQIDLLVNCAGIGTSGPFLAQDWMTEQDLIEVNILALTRLCHALGNSMALLGGGQILNVASVAAFHPGPWMSTYYASKAYVLHFSEGLREELKKCAVKVSVLCPGPTRTAFFRTAQMDTRKLDDSKWLMSPEEVALYTVRALEKNRAIIIPGRLNRWLARGNRLSSRWLTRKIVGYVNRAYCPR
- the trpC gene encoding indole-3-glycerol phosphate synthase TrpC translates to MSVPTVLEKILARKVEEVAERSARVTLAELESLARAADAPRGFARALQDQVKLKHPAVIAEIKKASPSKGVIREDFVPADIAKSYEKGGATCLSVLTDVDFFQGADLYLQQARAACKLPVIRKDFMIDPYQIVEARALSADCVLLIVAALDDGRMAELASVAKGVGLDVLVEVHDGDELERALKTLDTPLVGVNNRNLHTFEVDLETTLDLLPRIPRDRLVITESGIFNRADVELMEISDVYSFLVGEAFMRAENPGTELQRLFFPERGLPVTGSTLD
- the trpD gene encoding anthranilate phosphoribosyltransferase is translated as MDIKTALSRIVGHLDLSTDEMRSVMREIMTGQCTDAQIGAFMMAMRMKSESIDEIVGAVSVMRELADKVELKTLDGVVDVVGTGGDGANIFNVSTASAFVVAAAGCTVAKHGNRAVSGKSGSADLLEAAGVYLNLTPVQVARCIDNVGIGFMFSQSHHGAMKYAAGPRRDLGLRTLFNMLGPLTNPAGVKHQVVGVFTQALCRPLVEVLQRLGSKHVLVVHSQDGLDEFSLAAPTFVAELKNDQITEYWVQPEDLGMKSQSLFGLVVESPAASLELIRDALGRRKTEHGQKAAEMIVLNAGAALYAADHASSLKEGVALAHDALHTGLAREKLEELGAFTAVFKQENEG
- the argC gene encoding N-acetyl-gamma-glutamyl-phosphate reductase, with the protein product MVKVGIVGGTGYTGVELLRLLAQHPQARVEVITSRSEAGLAVADMYPNLRGHYDGLAFSVPDVKTLGACDVVFFATPHGVAHALAGELLAAGTKVIDLSADFRLQDADEWATWYGQPHGAPALLDEAVYGLPEVNREQIKRARLIAVPGCYPTATQLGFLPLLESGLADSTRLIADCKSGVSGAGRGASVGSLYSETSESMKAYAVKGHRHLPEIRQGLRRAAGKDVGLTFVPHLTPMIRGIHSTLYATVVDRSVDLQALFEKRYADEPFVDVMPAGSHPETRSVRGANVCRIAVHRPQDGDLVVVLSVIDNLVKGASGQAVQNLNILFGLDERLGLSHAGMLP
- the crp gene encoding cAMP-activated global transcriptional regulator CRP is translated as MVAITPTPRMKHLDKLLMHCQRRRYQAKSNIICAGDNADSLYFIIKGSVTILIEDDDGREMIIAYLNSGDFFGELGLFEDAGHEQLRSAWVRAKVECEVAEISYTKFRELSQGDPDILYVLSGQIAQRLRNTTRKVGDLAFFDVTGRVARCLLELCKQPDAMTHPDGMQIKITRQEIGRIVGCSREMVGRVLKDLEERNLVHVKGKTMVVFGTR
- the hemJ gene encoding protoporphyrinogen oxidase HemJ, producing MLYLWLKAFHIVSVVCWFAGLFYLPRLFVYHAQSEDSISRERFCIMERKLYRFIMGPAMIAALVFGIGLISLNPGAYFSQGGWMHAKLTLVVILIGYHHMCGAQVKRFARGENGRSHVFYRWFNEIPVLLLLAIVILVVVRPF